Proteins co-encoded in one Setaria viridis chromosome 9, Setaria_viridis_v4.0, whole genome shotgun sequence genomic window:
- the LOC117839151 gene encoding uncharacterized protein: MAATLPLALTFFFCCILLLETICCSGAFVELSYDSTQVKIPSSSVITECRVMVTEKQHAYLFLKPFECRPKSCRPEHVAGSFVNEVLDPNRQLNISNIVVTATERKLGRLRRTLQSIHASLGAAGLAQSVRVSPELMLSSLRIMAKDRAHKKQWSKIRESVRRSGSFVQVKIEAEANSELAVAAEIQEAVADVAALLGSDAGVVLHLKSRAAPSAVAMAKLVGDISREKRLLGVLVDVSSPRRELGEARATAHDEFSPVTNPAATPVTNPVTVPATNPVSNPMSPGFVTVPSTNPGDNGFSTNPNLPPLYPEPTTPATMPDPTTMPPSMVPTPFTSPVTAPTMPGPVTNPAAPVTNPATTPTQFPGTSPVTNPVTTYPYPQQGGAAGAGGMPTAPVYQPPATMPGTVQPSAPAVAGAGQTWCVAKTGLTDLAMQDGIDYACGMGGADCSAIQPMGSCYNPNTLQAHASYAFNSYFQKNPSPASCDFGGAGMLVNVNPSSGTCMYQTSSSGFGAGYSPGATGTVPTGYTPGMSGAVPTGYSPGWQGGVGGGSGSTVLNANNPGGNSMYGGSDNPTGLTAGAAPLSCGWVLCLIWMVTFAFVKEKV, encoded by the exons ATGGCAGCTACTCTCCCTCTTGCTCTCACATTCTTCTTCTGTTGTATCCTCCTCCTTGAAACAATCTGCTGTTCAG GAGCATTTGTGGAATTATCGTATGATTCAACACAGGTCAAGATACCGTCCAGCTCAGTCATCACTGAGTGCAGAGTCATGGTCACCGAGAAGCAGCATGCCTACCTCTTCTTGAAGCCGTTTGAGTGCAGGCCGAAGTCGTGCAGGCCAGAGCATGTTGCCGGCTCATTTGTTAATGAAGTTCTTGATCCCAACCGGCAACTCAACATCAGCAACATCGTCGTCACGGCCACCGAGAGGAAGCTCGGCAGGCTGCGGCGCACCTTACAGTCGATTCACGCTTCTCTCGGTGCCGCTGGATTGGCACAGAGCGTCAGGGTCTCGCCGGAGCTCATGCTGTCTTCTCTACGGATCATGGCCAAGGATCGTGCCCACAAGAAGCAGTGGAGTAAGATCAGGGAATCCGTCAGGAGGTCAGGCTCGTTTGTTCAGGTGAAGATAGAGGCAGAAGCGAACAGTGAGCTTGCCGTGGCTGCAGAGATCCAAGAGGCCGTCGCTGATGTCGCCGCTCTGTTGGGCTCCGACGCCGGCGTCGTGCTCCACCTCAAGAGCCGTGCGGCTCCAAGCGCGGTGGCAATGGCCAAGCTGGTCGGCGATATCAGTCGGGAGAAGAGATTGTTGGGTGTTCTGGTGGACGTGTCGTCACCCCGGCGCGAGCTCGGCGAGGCAAGAGCCACAGCGCACGACGAGTTCTCCCCGGTCACCAACCCGGCCGCGACGCCGGTAACCAACCCGGTGACCGTGCCGGCCACGAACCCGGTGTCGAATCCGATGTCCCCAGGATTCGTCACCGTGCCGTCGACCAACCCGGGCGACAACGGGTTCTCGACGAACCCCAACCTCCCGCCACTGTACCCCGAGCCGACGACGCCGGCCACCATGCCCGACCCGACGACGATGCCGCCATCAATGGTTCCCACCCCCTTCACAAGCCCCGTCACCGCGCCGACCATGCCGGGCCCCGTCACGAACCCTGCGGCCCCCGTGACGAacccggcgacgacgccgacgcaGTTCCCGGGCACGTCGCCGGTCACCAACCCGGTGACCACGTACCCGTACCCGCagcagggcggcgccgccggcgcgggcggcatgCCGACGGCGCCGGTGTACCAGCCGCCGGCGACAATGCCCGGCACGGTGCAGCCGAGCGCGCCCGccgtggcgggggcggggcagACGTGGTGCGTCGCCAAGACGGGGCTGACGGACCTCGCCATGCAAGACGGGATCGATTACGCGTGCGGGATGGGCGGCGCCGACTGCTCGGCCATCCAGCCCATGGGCAGCTGCTACAACCCCAACACCCTGCAGGCGCACGCCTCCTACGCCTTCAACAGCTACTTCCAAAAGAACCCGTCGCCGGCAAGCTGCGACTTCGGAGGCGCCGGCATGCTCGTCAACGTCAACCCAA GTTCAGGAACTTGCATGTACCAGACATCATCATCAGG TTTCGGCGCCGGTTACAGCCCGGGAGCGACAGGCACCGTGCCCACCGGCTACACCCCAGGGATGTCGGGCGCCGTGCCCACCGGTTACAGCCCGGGGTGGCAAGGGGGTGTGGGCGGGGGATCCGGCTCGACGGTGCTGAACGCCAACAACCCCGGCGGGAACTCCATGTACGGCGGCTCCGACAACCCGACGGGCTTgaccgccggcgcggcgcccctGTCCTGCGGCTGGGTCCTCTGCCTCATCTGGATGGTCACCTTTGCATTCGTCAAGGAGAAAGTGTAG